Proteins encoded in a region of the Streptomyces sp. NBC_00310 genome:
- a CDS encoding response regulator transcription factor, with product MSPAEGAHEPQRILIVDDEPAVRDALKRSLAFEGYGTEVAVDGADALEKATAYQPDLVILDVQMPRMDGLTAARRIRGAGDTTPILMLTARDTVGDRVTGLDAGADDYLVKPFELDELFARVRALLRRSTYAAAAADTAEVDEALTFADLRMDLATREVTRGGRPVELTRTEFTLLEMFLAHPRQVLTREQILKAVWGFDFEPSSNSLDVYVMYLRRKTEAGGEPRLVHTVRGVGYVLRQGGAE from the coding sequence ATGAGCCCCGCCGAAGGCGCCCACGAACCCCAGCGCATCCTCATCGTCGACGACGAGCCGGCGGTGCGCGACGCCCTCAAGCGCAGCCTCGCCTTCGAGGGCTACGGCACCGAGGTCGCCGTCGACGGCGCGGACGCGCTGGAGAAGGCGACCGCGTACCAGCCCGACCTGGTGATCCTCGACGTCCAGATGCCGCGGATGGACGGGCTGACCGCCGCCCGCCGGATCCGCGGCGCGGGCGACACGACCCCGATCCTGATGCTCACGGCCCGCGACACGGTCGGCGACCGTGTCACCGGCCTCGACGCCGGCGCGGACGACTACCTGGTCAAGCCCTTCGAGCTGGACGAACTCTTCGCCCGCGTCCGCGCGTTGCTGCGCCGCAGCACGTACGCGGCCGCCGCGGCCGACACCGCCGAGGTGGACGAGGCGCTCACCTTCGCGGACCTGCGGATGGACCTGGCGACACGGGAGGTCACGCGGGGCGGACGCCCGGTGGAGCTGACCCGCACGGAGTTCACGCTCCTGGAGATGTTCCTGGCCCATCCGCGCCAGGTCCTCACGCGCGAGCAGATCCTGAAGGCGGTCTGGGGCTTCGACTTCGAGCCGTCCTCCAACTCCCTGGATGTCTACGTCATGTACCTGCGCCGCAAGACCGAGGCGGGCGGCGAGCCCCGGCTCGTGCACACCGTGCGGGGTGTCGGGTACGTCCTGCGACAAGGCGGCGCGGAGTGA